One genomic region from Epinephelus fuscoguttatus linkage group LG8, E.fuscoguttatus.final_Chr_v1 encodes:
- the pafah1b3 gene encoding platelet-activating factor acetylhydrolase IB subunit gamma — protein MSAEDPNPAATPTPCEDTQGDGRWMSMHNRFVSDSKDKEPDVLFVGDSLVQLMHQFAIWRQLFSPLHALNFGVGGDATQHVLWRLCNGELDNISPKVVVLWVGTNNHGHTAEQVCGGIMAIVQVIKNKIPNAKTLILGILPRGKLPNPLREKNAKVNKLVEEAVSSLPHASFLNVDPGFVHSNGSISHQDMYDYLHLTTKGYQVVCELLHAHLKSMLDKPAEN, from the exons ATGAGTGCAGAAGACCCAAACCCCGCCGCCACACCCACTCCCTGTGAAGACACCCAGGGAGATGGACGATGGATGTCTATG CACAACCGCTTTGTGTCTGACAGCAAAGACAAAGAGCCTGATGTCCTGTTTGTTGGAGACTCTCTTGTTCAGCTCATGCACCAGTTTGCG ATATGGAGGCAGCTGTTCTCTCCTCTCCATGCCCTCAATTTTGGGGTGGGTGGCGATGCAACACAACATGTGCTGTGGAGACTGTGCAACGGTGAACTGGATAACATCAGCCCAAAG gTTGTAGTGCTGTGGGTAGGCACTAACAACCATGGTCACACCGCTGAACAGGTCTGTGGAGGCATCATGGCTATTGTCCAAGTCATCAAGAACAAGATCCCCAATGCCAAGACGCTCATACTT GGTATACTGCCCAGAGGTAAACTGCCAAACCCTCTGCGGGAGAAGAATGCCAAGGTGAACAAGCTGGTCGAGGAGGCTGTATCGTCCCTCCCCCATGCATCTTTCCTCAACGTAGACCCAGGCTTCGTCCACTCCAATGGTAGCATCTCCCATCAGGACATGTACGATTACCTTCACCTGACTACTAAGGGCTACCAGGTTGTGTGCGAACTCCTGCACGCCCATCTGAAGTCCATGCTAGATAAACCTGCCGAGAACTGA
- the si:dkey-250k15.4 gene encoding uncharacterized protein si:dkey-250k15.4 isoform X1, with the protein MSHVCGGALPDKENILNVFNKQIKTTDKKHCSVNRFTVDCKCSNHYCMTDGQQHKLKRLRSRKERSQMRGGGREASKPKSHHHHCHRQSSKDVAHSQNCCHSGCHCSARRAAPFPTVIPAAQEPSIITDSRLIGHHGLFNHEVKSIDIERLLSEQSKLEKSREQVQEKNNATSHPSSTSHIPSPFSTNDLVGADNDDCQKTQKKVSQGSDITPGQKPQQQLDLSSESFKSILSSKHSSPPVVMTESKKSSPVMSEKGRESQLTPTVVRANVKTLNRKVKRHVISTPEHTPKNQCLESPVHQTRPHGLSPSPLQLPSSHTADSFDIQQRRQHPDCVSKSVSALAAGLCDCLQFPHLRRRNLVAESREVLLKALRERHGPWLQENLLEVQRCLSFGADAAKKVQHQEPTMMDELLSPAFQTDTASQPRFDTHTTTSFRLRGSGHFNWKSRSQPHQNLEETAEWLTSPAETSVSLLDDILRPASPPQFCMEFEPCGVTASDHLFSSTSHWGEKAAASQHWEDSFNRPKSRGAVMFDSFEDSFMKHTRALPERSSGSQYSGSSIEPFFPYKPQLPDRRSAEPVHFPQGKDPFETDRYSFAPPFSAQNNYPQLSFQAFNQFSHPSTCPPLRSHHTDMTHYPPSYMLERDPAAPLSSFPSPERWSFPPMRLY; encoded by the exons ATGAGCCACGTGTGTGGCGGGGCTTTACCAGACAAAGAAAACATCTTAAATGTTTTCAAcaagcaaataaaaacaacagataaGAAACATTGCTCAGTGAACAGATTCACTGTAGACTGCAAATGCTCAAACCATTATTGTATGACAGATGGGCAGCAGCACAAACTTAAACGACTGAGGAGTCGCAAGGAGAGGAGTCAGATGAGAGGTGGTGGGAGAGAGGCCTCCAAGCCCAAATCACATCACCATCACTGCCATCGCCAAAGCAGTAAAGATGTAGCACATTCCCAGAACTGCTGTCACAGTGGCTGTCATTGCTCTGCAAGAAGAGCTGCACCGTTTCCGACTGTCATTCCTGCCGCACAGGAGCCCAGTATCATCACAGACAGTCGACTGATTGGACACCACGGTCTGTTCAACCATGAGGTGAAGTCTATCGACATTGAACGCTTGTTAAGTGAGCAGAGCAAACTGGAGAAAAGCAGAGAGCAAGTTCAAGAAAAGAACAATGCTACTTCACATCCATCTTCAACATCTCACATTCCTTCTCCATTCTCCACAAATGATTTGGTGGGTGCTGATAATGATGATTGCCAGAAGACACAGAAGAAAGTCAGTCAGGGATCAGATATCACTCCCGGCCAGAAACCACAGCAACAGCTTGATCTTTCATCTGAAAGTTTTAAAAGCATTCTCTCATCTAAACACAGCTCGCCCCCTGTAGTGATGACGGAGAGCAAGAAGAGCagccctgtcatgtctgaaaagGGCAGAGAGTCACAGCTGACTCCCACTGTTGTCAGAGCAAATGTGAAGACACTGAACAGAAAGGTAAAGCGTCATGTGATTTCTACTCCAGAGCACACCCCAAAGAACCAGTGTTTGGAGTCTCCTGTCCACCAAACACGACCTCATGGTCTCAGCCCAAGCCCACTTCAGCTCCCCAGCTCACACACCGCTGACAGCTTTGACATACAGCAGAGAAGACAACACCCTGACTGTGTATCTAAGTCTGTCAGCGCACTGGCAGCAGGTTTGTGTGACTGTCTGCAGTTCCCGCATCTGAGGAGGAGAAACCTGGTGGCAGAGAGCAGGGAGGTGTTGTTGAAAGCTCTACGGGAGAGGCATGGACCCTGGCTTCAGGAGAACCTCCTCGAGGTGCAGCGGTGCCTCAGCTTTGGTGCGGACGCCGCAAAGAAAGTCCAGCATCAGGAGCCAACCATGATGGATGAACTCTTGTCTCCAG CGTTTCAGACCGACACTGCCAGTCAGCCACGATTTGACACCCACACAACCACATCTTTCAGGCTGAGGGGAAGTGGGCATTTTAACTGGAAGTCCAGGTCACAGCCACACCAAAACCTAGAAGAG ACTGCTGAATGGTTGACAAGCCCTGCAGAGACTTCTGTCAGCCTTTTGGATGATATCCTCAGACCAGCTAGCCCTCCACAGTTCTGCATGGAGTTTGAGCCCTGTGGAGTTACAGCCAGTGATCATTTGTTCTCTTCCACCTCACACTGGGGAGAAAAAGCCGCAGCCTCTCAGCACTGGGAAGACAGTTTCAACAGGCCAAAGAGCAGAGGGGCTGTTATGTTTGATTCCTTTGAAGACAGCTTTATGAAGCACACCAGAGCACTTCCAGAGAGGAGCAGTGGGTCTCAGTACAGTGGCAGCAGCATCGAGCCTTTCTTTCCTTACAAACCACAGCTGCCAGATAGACGTTCAGCAGAGCCAGTGCACTTTCCTCAGGGAAAAGACCCATTTGAAACTGACAGATACTCTTTTGCTCCCCCCTTCTCTGCCCAAAATAACTATCCTCAACTGAGCTTCCAGGCTTTCAACCAATTCAGTCACCCTTCAACTTGCCCTCCCCTCAGGTCCCACCACACTGACATGACGCATTACCCACCATCTTACATGCTTGAAAGAGACCCAGCAGCTCCCCTTTCTTCTTTCCCGAGCCCTGAGCGTTGGTCCTTCCCTCCTATGAGACTGTACTAA
- the si:dkey-250k15.4 gene encoding uncharacterized protein si:dkey-250k15.4 isoform X2: MSHVCGGALPDKENILNVFNKQIKTTDKKHCSVNRFTVDCKCSNHYCMTDGQQHKLKRLRSRKERSQMRGGGREASKPKSHHHHCHRQSSKDVAHSQNCCHSGCHCSARRAAPFPTVIPAAQEPSIITDSRLIGHHGLFNHEVKSIDIERLLSEQSKLEKSREQVQEKNNATSHPSSTSHIPSPFSTNDLVGADNDDCQKTQKKVSQGSDITPGQKPQQQLDLSSESFKSILSSKHSSPPVVMTESKKSSPVMSEKGRESQLTPTVVRANVKTLNRKVKRHVISTPEHTPKNQCLESPVHQTRPHGLSPSPLQLPSSHTADSFDIQQRRQHPDCVSKSVSALAAGLCDCLQFPHLRRRNLVAESREVLLKALRERHGPWLQENLLEVQRCLSFGADAAKKVQHQEPTMMDELLSPAFQTDTASQPRFDTHTTTSFRLRGSGHFNWKSRSQPHQNLEEHSLKSMEEIPGDWL; this comes from the exons ATGAGCCACGTGTGTGGCGGGGCTTTACCAGACAAAGAAAACATCTTAAATGTTTTCAAcaagcaaataaaaacaacagataaGAAACATTGCTCAGTGAACAGATTCACTGTAGACTGCAAATGCTCAAACCATTATTGTATGACAGATGGGCAGCAGCACAAACTTAAACGACTGAGGAGTCGCAAGGAGAGGAGTCAGATGAGAGGTGGTGGGAGAGAGGCCTCCAAGCCCAAATCACATCACCATCACTGCCATCGCCAAAGCAGTAAAGATGTAGCACATTCCCAGAACTGCTGTCACAGTGGCTGTCATTGCTCTGCAAGAAGAGCTGCACCGTTTCCGACTGTCATTCCTGCCGCACAGGAGCCCAGTATCATCACAGACAGTCGACTGATTGGACACCACGGTCTGTTCAACCATGAGGTGAAGTCTATCGACATTGAACGCTTGTTAAGTGAGCAGAGCAAACTGGAGAAAAGCAGAGAGCAAGTTCAAGAAAAGAACAATGCTACTTCACATCCATCTTCAACATCTCACATTCCTTCTCCATTCTCCACAAATGATTTGGTGGGTGCTGATAATGATGATTGCCAGAAGACACAGAAGAAAGTCAGTCAGGGATCAGATATCACTCCCGGCCAGAAACCACAGCAACAGCTTGATCTTTCATCTGAAAGTTTTAAAAGCATTCTCTCATCTAAACACAGCTCGCCCCCTGTAGTGATGACGGAGAGCAAGAAGAGCagccctgtcatgtctgaaaagGGCAGAGAGTCACAGCTGACTCCCACTGTTGTCAGAGCAAATGTGAAGACACTGAACAGAAAGGTAAAGCGTCATGTGATTTCTACTCCAGAGCACACCCCAAAGAACCAGTGTTTGGAGTCTCCTGTCCACCAAACACGACCTCATGGTCTCAGCCCAAGCCCACTTCAGCTCCCCAGCTCACACACCGCTGACAGCTTTGACATACAGCAGAGAAGACAACACCCTGACTGTGTATCTAAGTCTGTCAGCGCACTGGCAGCAGGTTTGTGTGACTGTCTGCAGTTCCCGCATCTGAGGAGGAGAAACCTGGTGGCAGAGAGCAGGGAGGTGTTGTTGAAAGCTCTACGGGAGAGGCATGGACCCTGGCTTCAGGAGAACCTCCTCGAGGTGCAGCGGTGCCTCAGCTTTGGTGCGGACGCCGCAAAGAAAGTCCAGCATCAGGAGCCAACCATGATGGATGAACTCTTGTCTCCAG CGTTTCAGACCGACACTGCCAGTCAGCCACGATTTGACACCCACACAACCACATCTTTCAGGCTGAGGGGAAGTGGGCATTTTAACTGGAAGTCCAGGTCACAGCCACACCAAAACCTAGAAGAG
- the tlr21 gene encoding toll-like receptor 21 codes for MASLTYQLLSVTLALCAVHLISGYSFRNCIEDPYPYGQSFKCILRKESNLSAVIGDLPQTAVNLTITINPVWHIPNMSFVNLTNLEYLRLDHNYLRKIDPFAFQNLTRLKSLNVSSNNISKLNPYVFKDLHNLTYLSLTNNSLKQLPVGIFSTLVNLDTLIMRQNFLTNFSGIAESVSHLPKLRVLDLCFNNLTNLKHSNASLPKSLTTLYICRNNLLTLGCHQSFLGFIQLLDLSYNPRLPTMAFQGVDLSHINYLRLRSTSVKVVEFLNISNVNAGYVDFSGMGLKNDTLLTELCTSLKGKVKSIKRMGLSNNGIKNLTNYTLQYCPTITGSLNLSRNNLKSTDCLKFLDKHTQIKSLNAEHNHITSLQSCKKKKMVYLNHLEELSYRYNRILSVNAYAFSHTPNIKTLKLNINTVSFLHRKALKGLKSLEILRLDNNLLTDLFNDTFEDNVNLQTLNLRNNRIAVIFNGTFLSLRNLTTLDLGGNKITHFEQSGLDGLTSLSKFYLDGNNLKEIDTSLYRVFQDTLTVLDLKSNQIYFYHKVTRSPFMNLSKLSDLKLDGQRPHGLSVLPQNFFRGLHSLKSLYLANNNIYYLAPDAFDDLTNLTFLSLESCCVGVAQLQPGIFKNLRNLNILSMENMGIQTFSKEVFGNLTKLHKLQLNRNVMQSIHFEILDSLPELHYLDIRNTPLSCTCKNHLLQNWTLHNRRVQVVYLYNMTCLDDDQHNFYNFKTNVCYIDLGEYLFLSTAIVIFLFTVTPLLYVKLYWKMKYGYYVFRSWFSDQWRRLREQEENCKYDAFISYNSSDEQWVIEQLMPNLEGNGSSFKLCLHHRDFELGRDIVDNIVSAVYSSRKTICVVSRNFLTSEWCSLEIQLASYRLFDEHRDVLLLVFLEPISERQLSSYHRMRKVMLKKTYLQWPGSDCTNPTQAQELFWNKLRRAMRTGSRFETEENCSEGREKEDRTEHADAHTSDENYYLLP; via the coding sequence ATGGCGAGTCTAACTTATCAGCTGTTGTCAGTTACACTTGCTCTCTGTGCTGTTCACCTCATCAGTGGTTACAGCTTCAGGAACTGCATCGAAGACCCATACCCATATGGACAAAGTTTCAAATGCATCCTTCGGAAGGAAAGTAACTTGTCTGCTGTTATAGGAGACCTGCCGCAAACTGCTGTCAATCTCACCATCACCATTAACCCTGTGTGGCACATTCCCAACATGAGCTTTGTTAATCTAACAAACCTAGAATACCTCAGGCTAGATCATAATTACTTAAGGAAAATCGATCCGTTCGCTTTCCAAAACTTGACTCGACTCAAATCTCTGAATGTGTCCTCTAACAACATATCAAAGCTCAACCCTTATGTGTTTAAAGACCTGCACAACCTCACCTATCTCTCGCTGACAAACAATTCATTAAAGCAGCTCCCTGTCGGCATTTTCTCCACTCTTGTCAATCTGGACACTTTAATCATGAGGCAAAACTTTCTGACAAATTTCTCAGGGATTGCTGAGTCTGTGTCACATCTACCAAAGCTGAGGGTACTAGATCTTTGCTTTAACAATTTAACCAATCTCAAACACTCAAATGCGTCTCTACCCAAATCTCTCACGACATTATATATCTGTAGAAATAATCTGTTAACATTAGGATGTCACCAGTCGTTTCTTGGGTTCATTCAGCTGCTAGATTTGTCATACAATCCTCGGCTCCCTACAATGGCTTTTCAAGGGGTGGATTTAAGTCATATAAACTATCTGCGCTTGCGTTCAACAAGTGTTAAGGTAGTGGAGTTTTTAAACATCAGCAATGTCAACGCAGGTTACGTTGACTTCTCTGGCATGGGTCTTAAAAATGACACCCTGCTCACAGAGCTATGTACATCGCTGAAGGGAAAAGTGAAATCGATTAAACGAATGGGCCTGAGTAATAACGGGATCAAGAATCTAACAAACTACACACTGCAGTACTGTCCTACTATCACAGGGAGTTTGAATCTGTCCCGCAACAACCTGAAAAGCACAGATTGTCTTAAGTTTcttgataaacacacacaaataaaaagctTAAATGCAGAGCATAACCATATCACCAGTCTTCaatcctgtaaaaaaaaaaaaatggtttattTAAACCATCTGGAAGAGCTAAGCTATCGTTACAACCGCATCCTCTCAGTCAATGCCTATGCTTTCAGTCATACACCAAATATCAAGACACTAAAGCTTAACATAAACACAGTTTCTTTTCTCCACCGGAAAGCTCTCAAAGGGCTAAAAAGCCTCGAGATACTCCGTTTGGACAATAATCTCTTAACTGATTTGTTCAATGACACCTTTGAAGATAATGTCAACCTGCAAACCCTTAACCTACGCAACAATCGCATTGCTGTCATTTTCAATGGAACCTTCCTCAGTCTCAGGAATCTGACTACACTGGACCTAGGAGGTAATAAGATCACTCATTTTGAGCAATCTGGCCTCGATGGACTAACAAGTCTGTCCAAATTTTATCTAGATGGAAATAACCTCAAAGAGATTGACACCTCCCTCTATCGTGTATTTCAAGACACACTAACAGTGCTGGATTTAAAAAGTAATCAGATTTACTTCTACCACAAAGTGACCAGGTCACCATTTATGAATCTCAGTAAACTAAGTGATTTGAAATTGGATGGGCAACGGCCACATGGCCTCTCAGTATTGCCCCAAAATTTTTTCCGTGGCCTCCACTCACTGAAATCTCTGTATCTTGCCAACAATAACATCTATTATCTTGCTCCTGATGCCTTCGATGATCTGACAAACTTAACTTTCCTCTCACTGGAAAGCTGCTGTGTTGGGGTGGCACAGCTGCAACCTGGCATTTTTAAGAATCtaagaaatttaaacatatTGAGTATGGAAAATATGGGCATTCAGACCTTCTCAAAGGAGGTTTTTGGGAATCTTACAAAGTTGCACAAACTGCAGCTCAACCGCAATGTGATGCAGAGCATTCATTTTGAGATACTAGACAGTTTACCTGAACTCCACTACCTTGATATACGCAATACTCCTTTGAGCTGCACCTGCAAGAACCACTTGCTGCAAAACTGGACATTGCATAACCGCCGTGTCCAGGTGGTCTATCTCTACAATATGACGTGCCTGGATGATGACCAACACAATTTCTACAACTTTAAGACCAATGTTTGTTACATAGATCTAGGAGAGTACCTGTTCTTGAGCACAGCGATTGTGATTTTTCTGTTCACAGTCACTCCATTACTTTATGTCAAACTCTACTGGAAGATGAAGTACGGCTACTATGTGTTTCGCTCCTGGTTTAGTGATCAGTGGCGCAGACTCCGAGAGCAGGAGGAAAATTGCAAATATGATGCATTTATTTCCTACAATTCCTCTGATGAACAATGGGTCATTGAGCAGTTAATGCCCAACCTGGAGGGAAATGGATCATCTTTTAAACTTTGCCTACATCACAGGGACTTTGAACTTGGCCGTGATATTGTGGACAACATTGTCTCTGCTGTGTACAGCAGCCGGAAAACTATCTGTGTGGTGAGCAGGAACTTCCTGACAAGTGAATGGTGTTCTCTGGAAATCCAACTGGCAAGCTACCGGCTCTTCGACGAGCACCGGGACGTTCTCCTGCTCGTGTTTCTGGAGCCAATCTCTGAGAGGCAGTTGTCGTCCTATCACCGCATGAGGAAAGTCATGTTGAAAAAGACGTATCTGCAGTGGCCTGGCTCAGACTGCACTAACCCCACACAGGCCCAAGAGCTGTTCTGGAATAAGCTACGTAGGGCGATGAGAACAGGGAGCAGATTTGAAACAGAGGAAAACTGCAGTGAAGGTCGTGAAAAAGAAGACAGAACAGAACATGCTGATGCTCACACCTCAGATGAAAACTATTACTTGCTTCCAtaa